Proteins co-encoded in one Cytobacillus sp. NJ13 genomic window:
- a CDS encoding YhgE/Pip domain-containing protein, with protein sequence MKNKLFLKEFTAIIKNKKLLIPIIAVMFIPILYSGMFLWAFWDPYDHLDDLPVAIVNEDAGAAFEENDLHLGDDLVDKLKESKDFNFQFVDKEEAYKDLNDQQYYMLVEIPKDFSKDATTLLEDNPQKMNLIYVPNESYNFLSAQIGGTAVEKIKASLSEKVTETYAETMFDKVGELADGIGEASDGALQISEGSADLKDGSNTLHKKLELLADKSIEFNNGVSSASKGSEEMAEGAKSLSEGLGKLAEGQSELSKASDQLKSGSEKLSAGVTQTKAGIVTVKEKLPVMIDGTEQLENGAKTLSSSLEQWQTEAQKLSGGTALLEQKLQGFISQLPEGSPEKAELQPALAQLKAGSAQLAESAGKLSAGGAELSQKMGQLNGGQLQLQQGINQLAQGASELETGSQQLVQGHKDFGAGMETFAQKFGEAQTGADRLAGGAADLSGGLGKLTQGSAAFADGTKQLEDGAGKVAEGNTQIYEGSSELANKLADGAENASSVNASDKTYNMMANPVEIDNEKITEVPNYGTGFAPYFLSLGLFVGALLLSIVFPLREPAGVPRSGFSWFASKFGILAGIGIIQGLIAAMILLLGLGLEVQSVPLFLLFTIITSITFIALIQFFVTVMGDPGRFAAIIILILQLTTSAGTFPLELIPNALQPISSYLPMTYSVSGLKAAISSGNFDFMWENAVILLSFAALFIAGTFVYFTAMHKKKFAAAAGQAD encoded by the coding sequence GTGAAGAACAAACTTTTCTTGAAGGAGTTTACAGCAATTATAAAAAACAAAAAGCTGCTGATTCCTATTATCGCAGTAATGTTTATTCCTATTTTATACAGCGGAATGTTTCTTTGGGCATTTTGGGATCCGTACGATCATTTAGATGATCTGCCTGTTGCTATCGTTAATGAGGATGCCGGTGCTGCATTTGAAGAAAATGACTTGCATCTGGGCGATGACCTCGTTGATAAATTAAAGGAAAGCAAGGACTTTAATTTTCAATTTGTTGATAAAGAGGAAGCATATAAAGATCTAAATGATCAGCAATATTATATGCTTGTAGAAATCCCTAAGGATTTTTCCAAGGATGCAACCACTCTTCTGGAAGACAATCCGCAGAAAATGAACCTGATTTACGTTCCCAATGAGAGCTACAATTTTTTATCAGCTCAAATTGGCGGAACAGCTGTAGAAAAAATTAAAGCGTCTCTGTCGGAAAAAGTGACTGAAACATATGCTGAAACTATGTTCGATAAGGTAGGGGAACTGGCAGATGGCATTGGAGAGGCAAGTGACGGGGCCCTTCAAATCAGTGAAGGATCTGCAGATTTAAAGGATGGTTCTAACACGCTGCATAAGAAGCTGGAGCTATTGGCCGATAAATCCATTGAATTCAATAATGGTGTAAGCTCAGCAAGCAAAGGTTCAGAGGAAATGGCAGAAGGAGCTAAATCCCTTTCAGAAGGATTAGGCAAACTGGCTGAAGGCCAATCAGAATTAAGTAAAGCATCTGATCAGCTGAAATCTGGAAGTGAAAAGCTTTCTGCAGGTGTTACACAAACAAAGGCAGGGATTGTTACAGTAAAGGAAAAACTTCCTGTTATGATTGATGGAACCGAGCAGCTTGAAAATGGAGCGAAAACCTTATCTTCATCTCTGGAACAATGGCAAACGGAGGCACAAAAACTCAGCGGAGGCACTGCTCTTTTAGAGCAAAAGCTGCAGGGCTTTATTTCGCAGCTTCCAGAGGGATCTCCTGAAAAAGCTGAGCTTCAGCCTGCGCTTGCCCAGCTGAAGGCTGGATCAGCCCAGCTTGCTGAGTCAGCTGGCAAACTATCAGCAGGAGGAGCCGAATTGTCCCAAAAAATGGGGCAGCTAAATGGAGGACAGCTGCAGCTCCAGCAGGGAATAAATCAGCTTGCCCAAGGGGCATCCGAGCTGGAAACTGGTTCTCAGCAGCTAGTACAGGGCCATAAAGATTTCGGTGCTGGAATGGAAACATTTGCTCAGAAATTTGGTGAAGCACAAACCGGAGCAGACAGGCTAGCAGGCGGTGCAGCAGATTTGTCAGGCGGGCTTGGCAAACTGACCCAAGGTTCAGCTGCATTTGCAGATGGCACAAAACAGCTTGAAGATGGCGCAGGCAAAGTAGCTGAAGGTAATACACAAATTTATGAAGGATCTTCGGAGTTAGCAAATAAATTAGCCGATGGCGCTGAAAATGCTTCATCTGTAAATGCCAGCGATAAAACTTATAATATGATGGCAAATCCGGTAGAAATAGATAATGAGAAGATTACAGAAGTTCCTAACTATGGTACAGGGTTCGCGCCTTATTTTCTGTCTCTTGGCCTTTTCGTAGGTGCTCTGCTTCTTTCTATTGTATTCCCGCTTCGGGAGCCGGCTGGCGTTCCGCGGTCAGGATTTAGCTGGTTTGCAAGCAAGTTTGGGATCCTTGCTGGAATAGGCATTATTCAGGGTCTCATTGCAGCCATGATTCTATTGCTGGGACTTGGCCTGGAAGTGCAGAGTGTACCTTTGTTTCTTCTGTTTACAATCATAACCAGCATTACTTTCATAGCGCTGATTCAATTTTTTGTCACCGTCATGGGTGATCCTGGCCGGTTTGCTGCAATAATCATATTGATTCTTCAGCTGACAACAAGTGCTGGTACTTTCCCGCTTGAGCTGATTCCTAATGCACTTCAGCCAATCAGTTCATACTTGCCTATGACCTATTCTGTATCCGGACTAAAGGCTGCCATTTCTAGCGGAAATTTTGATTTCATGTGGGAGAATGCAGTCATTCTATTGAGTTTCGCTGCCCTGTTCATTGCAGGAACTTTTGTTTACTTTACTGCAATGCACAAGAAAAAATTTGCAGCTGCTGCAGGGCAGGCTGATTGA
- a CDS encoding TetR/AcrR family transcriptional regulator, translating into MSADRKQQIIEAATKSFSLFGYKATTMDQVAKLANVGKGTIYNFFKNKEELFDEIIHTLIVEMKSAADEALDPSLPFHKNVHRGLYKILEFRMKHQLTIKLFQEAKEMGTPAVTDVIGRVEDAILNYVKDNVAQAIEKGEIRQCDPELTSFVMLKLYIALIFDWEQRHEPLEKEKIAMLFEQYIMKGLSN; encoded by the coding sequence ATGTCAGCAGATCGGAAACAGCAAATTATTGAGGCAGCCACTAAATCATTTTCTCTGTTTGGATATAAAGCAACCACTATGGATCAAGTTGCAAAGCTTGCAAATGTAGGAAAAGGCACTATTTATAATTTCTTTAAAAATAAAGAAGAGCTGTTTGATGAAATTATCCATACGCTCATCGTGGAAATGAAAAGCGCAGCTGATGAAGCGCTTGATCCTTCTTTGCCCTTTCATAAAAATGTTCATCGGGGATTGTATAAGATACTTGAATTCCGCATGAAGCATCAGCTGACAATCAAGCTTTTCCAGGAAGCAAAGGAAATGGGAACTCCTGCTGTTACAGATGTCATTGGGAGAGTAGAGGATGCGATATTAAATTATGTAAAAGACAATGTTGCACAAGCGATTGAAAAAGGAGAAATCCGTCAATGCGATCCGGAACTGACATCTTTTGTGATGCTGAAGCTTTATATTGCTCTCATATTTGACTGGGAGCAGCGTCATGAACCTTTAGAAAAAGAAAAAATAGCTATGCTGTTTGAACAATACATTATGAAAGGATTATCGAATTAG
- a CDS encoding lipoate--protein ligase — MLFIDNQGITDPRINLAIEEYALKNLDIEETYLLFYINEPSIIIGKNQNTVEEINTEYVENNGIHVVRRLSGGGAVYHDLGNLNFSFITKDDGESFHNFQKFTEPVVEALQKLGVNAELSGRNDLMAEGRKISGNAQFSTKGRMFSHGTLLFDSEIESVVSALKVKKDKIESKGIKSIRSRVANISEFLDKKITIQEFRTLLLKNIFGDLDEIPEYKLTNADWEKIHQLSKERYQNWDWNYGKSPKFDLQHSHRFPVGQIDIRLNVTKGKIEECKICGDFFGVGDVSEIENKLTGIRYEKSEIEIVLEGVDMKHYFGNVEKTEFINLVY, encoded by the coding sequence ATGCTTTTTATTGACAACCAGGGAATCACCGATCCCAGAATAAACCTTGCTATTGAGGAATATGCACTAAAGAATCTTGATATTGAAGAAACCTATTTGCTTTTTTATATTAATGAACCTTCCATTATTATTGGAAAAAACCAGAATACCGTTGAAGAGATTAATACTGAATATGTCGAGAACAATGGCATCCATGTGGTCAGAAGGCTTTCTGGCGGCGGGGCTGTTTATCATGATTTAGGCAATCTCAACTTCAGCTTTATCACAAAAGATGATGGAGAAAGTTTCCATAACTTTCAAAAGTTCACCGAACCAGTTGTAGAAGCTTTGCAGAAGCTTGGTGTTAATGCTGAATTGAGCGGCCGAAATGACCTGATGGCAGAGGGCAGAAAGATATCCGGGAATGCCCAGTTTTCTACTAAAGGCAGAATGTTTAGCCATGGTACCCTCTTGTTTGATTCCGAAATAGAAAGTGTAGTTTCGGCACTAAAGGTAAAGAAAGATAAAATTGAATCGAAAGGCATTAAATCTATTCGAAGCCGGGTTGCTAATATCTCAGAGTTCCTGGATAAAAAAATCACAATTCAAGAATTTCGCACTTTGCTGCTTAAGAATATTTTTGGTGATTTAGATGAAATTCCAGAGTACAAGCTCACGAATGCTGATTGGGAAAAAATTCACCAGCTGTCCAAGGAGCGCTATCAAAACTGGGATTGGAATTATGGAAAATCTCCCAAATTTGATCTTCAGCACTCGCATCGTTTCCCAGTGGGGCAAATTGATATTAGACTTAATGTCACAAAAGGAAAAATTGAGGAATGTAAAATTTGCGGAGACTTTTTTGGGGTTGGCGATGTAAGCGAAATTGAAAACAAGCTTACAGGAATTCGTTATGAAAAGTCAGAGATTGAAATTGTTCTTGAAGGAGTGGACATGAAGCATTACTTCGGAAATGTGGAAAAGACCGAATTTATCAACCTGGTTTATTAA
- the hemY gene encoding protoporphyrinogen oxidase, translating to MQGERQKVVVAGGGITGLAAAYYLQKEAKEKGMALDVKLIEASHRLGGKIQTITRDGFVIERGPDSFLARKQSASRLAKEAGLEKELVRNTSGKSYVLVRQRLFPMPGGSIMGIPTQIAPFITTGLFSPAGKARAAADFVLPRSNPSNDQSLGAFFRRRLGDEVVDNLIEPLLSGIYAGDIDQLSLMATFPQFYQVEQKYRSLILGMKKSTGSQPKQAANRKSKEGMFLTFKSGLQSLVDALESKLEAGTVLKGHRIESIMKAGRGYTVEMNGGENLQADCMVMAVPHHALCSIFSGWGLFEQFKEMPSTSVANVALAFPEEAIERDIDGTGFVVSRHSDYTITACTWTHKKWPHSTPKGKVLLRCYVGKAGDEAVVDLSDDQIVKVVLDDLNKTMNIKMNPDFVYVTRWKDSMPQYTVGHKERIGLAKKQAQEKLPGIFLAGSSFEGLGIPDCIDQAEEAVRNAVEYLQSNKQKAVRV from the coding sequence TGCAGGGAGAGAGACAGAAAGTTGTTGTTGCCGGAGGAGGAATTACTGGTCTTGCTGCAGCTTACTATCTGCAGAAGGAAGCCAAAGAAAAAGGAATGGCCCTGGATGTAAAGCTCATAGAAGCCTCACATCGACTTGGCGGCAAGATTCAAACGATAACACGAGACGGCTTTGTGATCGAAAGAGGGCCAGATTCCTTTTTGGCCCGTAAACAAAGTGCGTCCCGGCTTGCCAAGGAAGCAGGCCTGGAAAAAGAGCTTGTGAGAAATACATCCGGTAAGTCCTATGTGCTTGTAAGGCAGCGTCTATTTCCAATGCCGGGCGGATCCATCATGGGCATCCCTACACAAATTGCTCCATTTATTACAACCGGCTTATTCTCTCCCGCAGGGAAGGCAAGAGCTGCGGCGGATTTTGTGCTGCCGCGCTCCAATCCTTCCAATGATCAGTCACTGGGTGCCTTTTTCAGAAGAAGGCTTGGTGACGAAGTTGTCGATAATTTGATAGAACCGCTTCTTTCAGGCATATATGCTGGCGATATTGATCAATTAAGCCTAATGGCCACTTTCCCGCAGTTTTATCAGGTTGAACAGAAGTATAGAAGTTTAATTCTGGGAATGAAAAAGTCCACAGGATCTCAGCCGAAACAAGCCGCAAACCGCAAGAGCAAAGAAGGGATGTTCCTTACTTTCAAATCAGGGCTTCAATCACTTGTCGATGCCCTAGAGAGCAAGCTTGAAGCTGGAACTGTACTGAAAGGCCATCGCATTGAATCGATTATGAAGGCTGGCAGAGGCTATACAGTTGAAATGAATGGCGGAGAAAACCTACAGGCAGATTGCATGGTTATGGCTGTTCCCCACCATGCTCTGTGCAGCATATTCTCTGGCTGGGGACTTTTTGAACAGTTCAAAGAAATGCCGTCCACTTCAGTGGCAAATGTAGCGCTGGCTTTTCCTGAGGAAGCGATTGAAAGGGATATTGACGGAACCGGTTTTGTTGTTTCACGCCATAGTGATTACACCATTACTGCATGTACCTGGACACATAAGAAATGGCCCCATTCGACCCCCAAGGGAAAAGTGCTTCTGCGCTGTTACGTTGGCAAAGCCGGTGATGAAGCTGTGGTAGATCTGTCAGATGATCAAATTGTTAAAGTTGTACTTGATGATTTAAATAAAACAATGAATATTAAAATGAATCCGGATTTTGTTTATGTAACAAGATGGAAGGATTCAATGCCGCAGTATACTGTAGGACATAAAGAACGCATCGGGCTGGCAAAGAAACAGGCACAGGAAAAGCTTCCGGGTATTTTTCTGGCAGGAAGTTCATTTGAAGGTCTTGGCATTCCTGACTGCATAGATCAGGCAGAAGAGGCAGTGAGAAATGCAGTTGAATACTTGCAAAGCAACAAGCAAAAAGCTGTCCGGGTGTGA
- a CDS encoding MBL fold metallo-hydrolase, translating to MKLTVIGSWGGYPKADGASSGYLLEHEGFHLLIDCGSGVLSKMQNFFQPEELDALIISHYHPDHIADIGVLQHARLIQGFLGRKTDTLPIYGHSLDQHEFAKFTYKDITKGVCYDPDGTLFAGPFQIRFLKTNHPVPCYAMRIEADGKTLIYTADTSYKEELAVFSENADLLVCECNFYGHQNGKNAGHMTSLDAGTLASKANVKNLLLTHLPHYGELRKLKEEASTKYTGPISIADYQWSHTF from the coding sequence ATGAAGTTAACTGTAATTGGGAGCTGGGGCGGTTATCCTAAAGCAGACGGGGCCAGTTCAGGGTATTTGCTGGAGCATGAAGGGTTTCATTTGCTGATCGACTGCGGAAGCGGCGTTCTTTCAAAAATGCAGAATTTTTTTCAGCCAGAAGAATTGGATGCATTGATTATCTCGCATTACCATCCAGATCACATTGCGGATATAGGGGTTCTGCAGCATGCCAGGCTCATTCAGGGTTTTTTGGGGAGGAAAACAGATACACTCCCGATTTATGGTCATTCCCTTGATCAGCATGAATTTGCCAAATTTACATACAAAGATATCACAAAAGGAGTCTGCTATGATCCTGATGGCACTCTCTTTGCAGGGCCGTTTCAAATTCGCTTTTTAAAGACTAATCACCCTGTGCCATGCTATGCAATGAGAATTGAAGCAGACGGCAAAACGCTTATTTATACGGCTGATACCTCATATAAAGAAGAGCTGGCTGTATTTAGCGAAAATGCTGATTTATTAGTTTGCGAATGCAATTTTTATGGGCATCAAAATGGAAAAAATGCAGGGCATATGACAAGCTTGGATGCTGGAACACTGGCCAGCAAAGCAAATGTGAAAAATTTGCTGCTGACTCATTTGCCTCATTATGGTGAACTTCGAAAACTGAAGGAAGAGGCTTCAACAAAATATACAGGTCCTATTTCTATTGCGGATTATCAATGGTCCCATACTTTTTGA
- the yhfH gene encoding protein YhfH, giving the protein MIQNIMEFFRNLPAKQCSECGKSIEEQHECYGNKCDKCMGITDL; this is encoded by the coding sequence ATGATTCAAAACATTATGGAGTTTTTCAGAAACCTGCCGGCAAAACAATGTTCAGAATGCGGGAAGTCGATCGAAGAGCAGCATGAATGCTACGGAAACAAGTGTGATAAATGCATGGGAATAACAGATTTATAG